One window from the genome of Bufo bufo chromosome 4, aBufBuf1.1, whole genome shotgun sequence encodes:
- the LOC120998209 gene encoding lamina-associated polypeptide 2, isoforms alpha/zeta-like, which translates to MSTPLTPGSGTEPASNPGTGEKDSASAAKKTRKCGICCKRLSNTGSKPLCKECTASVIKSESSSLIEDIRKVVKEEVQLALTTREPTPPKVPPTQDARSVKSLILDSDSEGLAVSDSESVQKHPASSDEEGEYKRFLFNPEDIDELIRAIRATIQMEMPKTPRSTQQEIFGGLGERKKAVFPVPDSVQKLIRSEWEKPDKGSFIPRGIKRRYPFSQEDCTDWETIPKVDAPVAKVAKHTALPFEDSAQLKDPLDRKAESLLRKTWETTAALLKPGVASTCVARTLNLWLDQLEIHLVNKTPRDQILESLPLLKMATSFLADAAAESVKLSARTAVLSNTARRALWLKAWSGDITSKNKLIALPFHGQYVFGEDLDKILDNATNKKRGFPEERYKQKRQPFRDRFFQPENKKDKGKTGRWSYAKGGRGRSFLFNPNRAEASSSNNKQ; encoded by the exons ATGAGCACCCCCCTCACGCCGGGCTCTGGAAccgagcctgcatcaaaccctgggACA ggagaaaaggattcGGCTTCTGCAGCCAAAAAAACTAGAAAATGTGGTATTTGCTGCAAAAGATTGTCTAACACTGGATCCAAGCCCCTGTGTAAAGAATGTACTGCCAGTGTCATCAAGTCTGAGTCTTCTAGTCTAATTGAAGACATTAGAAAAGTGGTAAAAGAAGAGGTTCAGCTAGCCTTAACTACCAGAGAACCTACTCCTCCCAAAGTTCCCCCCACTCAGGACGCCCGTAGTGTTAAATCACTTATCCTGGATTCCGACTCTGAGGGGCTGGCGGTCTCAGACTCCGAATCTGTCCAAAAACACCCGGCATCTTCAGATGAAGAGGGCGAATATAAGCGCTTCCTGTTCAATCctgaagatattgatgaacttatcAGGGCCATCAGGGCCACCATTCAGATGGAGATGCCTAAAACCCCTAGGTCTACCCAGCAagaaatttttgggggtctaGGTGAAAGGAAGAAGGCCGTTTTTCCAGTCCCTGATAGTGTCCAAAAATTAATTAGGTCTGAATGGGAAAAACcggataaaggatcctttatcccAAGAGGAATTAAGAGGCGCTACCCCTTTAGCCAAGAGGACTGTACGGATTGGGAGACCATTCCCAAAGTAGACGCGCCAGTGGCCAAGGTAGCAAAACATACGGCCCTACCGTTTGAAGACTCAGCACAATTGAAAGATCCTCTAGACAGGAAAGCGGAAAGTCTCTTGCGAAAGACCTGGGAGACTACGGCGGCCCTTCTCAAACCGGGCGTTGCCTCCACATGTGTGGCCAGAACACTGAACCTTTGGCTAGACCAGCTAGAGATACATCTGGTCAATAAGACACCACGGGATCAAATTCTAGAGAGCTTGCCTCTATTAAAGATGGCAACCTCCTTTCTAGCAGACGCAGCTGCTGAATCAGTTAAACTGTCCGCCCGTACAGCTGTTCTCTCAAATACAGCGAGAAGGGCACTATGGCTTAAAGCGTGGTCAGGAGATATcacatctaaaaataaattaatcgcaCTCCCCTTCCACGGTCAGTACGTTTTCGGAGAAGATCTAGATAAAATCCTAGACAACgcgacaaataaaaaaagagggtttccagaggaaagatataaacaaaaaaggcagCCCTTTCGTGACCGATTTTTTCAAcccgaaaataaaaaagataaagggaagactgggaggtggagctatGCGAAGGGAGGCAGGGGGAGAAGCTTCCTCTTCAACCCAAATCGGGCCGAAGCCTCCTCATCCAACAACAAACAATGA